A DNA window from Polyodon spathula isolate WHYD16114869_AA chromosome 18, ASM1765450v1, whole genome shotgun sequence contains the following coding sequences:
- the LOC121331291 gene encoding transcription factor SOX-8-like encodes MLNMTEDQDKALPDPPCSPTGTISSLSQEDSDSDAPSSPTGSDGHGPQRLPGIRKKLDSDEDDRFPACIRDAVSQVLKGYDWSLVPVPVRGNGSLKNKPHVKRPMNAFMVWAQAARRKLADQYPHLHNAELSKTLGKLWRLLSESEKRPFVEEAERLRVQHKKDHPDYKYQPRRRKSVKAGQSDSDSGAELSHHPAGQLYKAEPGLEGLGDGLNHSEHTGQTHGPPTPPTTPKTDLHHGNKHDLKHEGRRLVENGRQNIDFSNVDISELSSDVISNMEAFDVHEFDQYLPLNGHAALPSDHGHGQSSSTGAYSASYTHSGGSGGPAQMWSHKSTMSSSSSSSEAGQQRPHIKTEQLSPGHYSDQSHSSPSHSEYNSYSAQACATTTTTASSFSSTQCDYTDLQSSNYYNPYSGYPSSFYQYPYFHSSRHPYATPILNSLSIPPAHSPTTNWDQPVYTTLSRP; translated from the exons ATGCTCAACATGACAGAGGATCAGGACAAAGCTCTTCCCGATCCACCTTGCAGCCCCACTGGAACCATCAGTTCCCTGTCCCAGGAAGATTCGGATTCCGACGCCCCGTCTTCGCCAACAGGATCTGACGGGCACGGACCCCAGAGACTCCCTGGGATCAGAAAAAAACTGGACAGCGATGAAGACGACCGCTTCCCAGCCTGCATTAGAGACGCGGTATCACAAGTCCTCAAAGGCTACGACTGGTCCCTTGTGCCAGTACCAGTCCGCGGAAACGGATCCCTGAAAAACAAACCTCATGTCAAGAGACCAATGAATGCCTTCATGGTGTGGGCGCAAGCTGCCCGGAGGAAACTGGCAGACCAGTACCCGCATTTGCACAACGCAGAGCTCAGCAAGACTCTTGGGAAACTGTGGCG TTTATTAAGTGAGAGTGAAAAGCGCCCCTTTGTGGAAGAAGCAGAGAGACTGAGGGTCCAGCACAAGAAAGATCACCCCGATTATAAATATCAACCTCGGAGGAGAAAGAGTGTGAAGGCAGGGCAGAGCGACTCTGATTCGGGAGCAGAACTGAGCCACCACCCGGCCGGGCAGCTGTACAAGGCAGAGCCCGGGCTGGAGGGCTTGGGAGATGGGCTAAATCACTCTGAACACACAG gtcAAACCCACGGCCCACCTACACCACCCACCACTCCTAAAACAGACCTTCACCATGGAAATAAACACGATCTGAAGCATGAGGGCCGGCGCCTTGTCGAAAATGGACGCCAGAACATCGACTTTAGCAACGTGGACATCTCGGAGCTCAGCAGTGACGTCATCAGCAACATGGAGGCCTTTGACGTTCACGAGTTTGACCAGTACTTGCCACTGAATGGTCATGCAGCCCTGCCTTCAGACCACGGCCATGGGCAGAGCTCCTCCACAGGGGCGTACAGTGCCTCCTACACCCACTCAGGTGGAAGTGGGGGGCCAGCTCAGATGTGGAGCCACAAAAGCACCATGTCATCATCTTCCTCAAGCAGCGAGGCCGGCCAGCAGAGGCCACACATCAAAACTGAACAGCTAAGCCCAGGCCACTACAGTGATCAGTCCCACAGTTCTCCGAGCCATTCTGAGTACAACTCTTACAGTGCCCAAGCCTGTGCGACGACAACTACAACAGCCTCATCCTTCTCCAGCACTCAGTGTGACTACACAGACCTGCAAAGCTCAAATTACTACAACCCTTATTCCGGGTACCCCTCTAGTTTTTACCAGTACCCATATTTCCATTCCTCACGTCATCCATATGCAACGCCTATCCTCAACAGCTTGTCCATTCCACCAGCTCACAGCCCCACAACCAACTGGGACCAGCCAGTTTACACAACTCTAAGCCGGCCCTAG